A DNA window from Aspergillus nidulans FGSC A4 chromosome I contains the following coding sequences:
- a CDS encoding Zn(II)2Cys6 transcription factor (transcript_id=CADANIAT00007635): MTDASALKKNEYTPQRHMSKRSKTGCLTCRRRKKKCDEVHPTCRGCARNHLPCQWAEDVYSRSRRRRRRICRNRLWPSGLGIPRELDGMVTIFAVPSRPIMYRLLAHFTESSPVWMSISPGRRRDQFLRHVIPTALGHSLTLDCLLALSAGDLMKYELDEPELRMISLELYGRAVAGLRTAVDRELYRSTEAYVSDDLVLAVLLLCVHETHNFSDTGRLLPHLNAAAFLLQQRISSTPADPSLRAFLLEVFCYFFSLTSFTHGSSLLLDRASEIFDSIDYHTGQSLLLGPSQDLIVTIFRITRLTLHTPNMSEIVRSELASIEFQLEARSMIGMNPPVVHDPGEQMFETVNHISFSYDRVVFELYRLACLIFVKQAIDPLISPRAPELQKVVGCFLTELETLPHDSPSNGLLAWPLVITGFCAVAHAHQRIILARLRIIHKTWRTDIFPQTVDFLRRLWGLDTDEGATPNEDTQIPNLNSHSSSLFSGFMLQNLGLPTVLV; encoded by the exons ATGACCGATGCCAGTGCTCTCAAAAAGAACGAATATACTCCTCAAAGGCATATGAGCAAGAGGTCCAAAACCGGCTGTCTAACTTGTCGTCGCCGCAAGAAGAAGTGTGATGAAGTTCATCCAACGTGCAGAGGCTGTGCGAGGAACCACCTACCCTGCCAATGGGCTGAGGATGTCTATTCAAGAAgccgtcgtcgccgacgccgtATCTGCCGGAACCGACTTTGGCCGAGCGGACTAGGTATCCCACGTGAACTCGATGGGATGGTGACTATCTTTGCTGTGCCCAGTCGACCGATAATGTATCGCCTCTTGGCTCATTTCACCGAAAGCAGTCCGGTGTGGATGTCCATCAGCCCTGGTCGGCGAAGGGATCAGTTTCTCCGTCATGTAATTCCCACGGCGTTGGGGCATTCTTTGACCTTGGATTGTTTGCTGGCGCTGTCGGCTGGCGACTTGATGAAGTACGAGCTTGACGAACCGGAATTGAGAATGATATCTCTTGAACTATACGGTAGAGCCGTGGCTGGGCTGAGGACTGCAGTTGACAGAGAGCTGTATAGATCTACAGAGGCGTACGTATCTG ACGATCTTGTACTAGCGGTTCTCTTGTTATGCGTGCACGAG ACCCACAACTTCTCTGATACAGGTCGACTGCTCCCGCATCTCAATGCCGCAGCTTTCCTCTTGCAGCAGAGGATATCCTCCACCCCGGCGGATCCCAGCCTACGGGCATTTCTGCTGGAGGTTTTTTGCTactttttctctttgacgTCTTTCACGCATGGGTCGAGTCTTTTATTGGACCGCGCCTCCGAGATATTTGACTCGATAGACTACCATACCGGTCAAAGCCTGCTCCTAGGTCCGTCGCAAGACTTGATCGTAACAATCTTCCGAATCACGAGGCTGACGTTGCATACACCTAACATGTCCGAGATTGTACGCTCAGAACTAGCGAGCATCGAGTTTCAGCTGGAAGCTAGAAGCATGATTGGTATGAATCCACCGGTTGTACACGACCCGGGCGAACAAATGTTCGAGACTGTCAATCATATCAGCTTCTCTTACGACAGGGTGGTATTTGAGCTTTACCGCCTCGCATGCCTAATATTCGTTAAACAGGCTATTGACCCCCTAATCTCACCCCGGGCTCCGGAGTTACAGAAGGTTGTGGGATGCTTTCTCACTGAACTCGAAACCCTTCCCCACGATTCCCCATCCAATGGTCTGCTGGCTTGGCCGCTGGTCATCACGGGGTTTTGTGCGGTAGCTCATGCTCACCAACGTATTATCTTAGCTCGACTGCGCATCATTCACAAAACCTGGAGGACGGACATCTTTCCCCAGACCGTGGATTTCCTGCGTCGACTTTGGGGCCTTGATACAGATGAGGGTGCTACGCCAAACGAAGATACCCAAATTCCGAACCTGAATAGCCATAGCTCAAGCCTTTTCTCAGGCTTTATGTTACAGAATCTCGGTCTTCCAACCGTTCTCGTTTAG
- a CDS encoding uncharacterized protein (transcript_id=CADANIAT00007638) has translation MHVQSLPMWTGKGNNYAYLVTDEPTKQSVIIDPANPPEVVPELEAQTKAGKINLTAIVNTHHHWDHAGGNNEVLKTFKVPVIGGKDCQSVTKTPAHGEVFKIGDRISVTALHTPCHTQDSICYFMQDGEQKAVFTGDTLFIGGCGRFFEGTAPEMHKALNETLASLPEDTKVYPGHEYTKGNVKFCLAVSQSEPVKKLQAFAEANQQTQGMFTIGDEKLHNVFMRVTDPEIQKKTGKTDPVEVMAALREMKNAM, from the exons ATGCATGTCCAATCGCTGCCTATGT GGACCGGGAAGGGCAACAACTATGCCTACCTGGTGACGGACGAGCCGACGAAGCAGTCGGTCATCATCGATCCTGCTAACCCGCCTGA GGTCGTCCCAGAACTCGAGGCCCAAACAAAAGCAGGAAAGATTAATCTCACGGCTATTGTAAACACGCACCA CCACTGGGATCATGCAGGTGGTAACAACGAGGTTTTGAAGACCTTTAAGGTGCCCGTTATTGGCGGAAAAGACTGTCAGTCCGTCACGAAGACTCCAGCTCATGGCGAGGTCTTTAAGATCGGAGACCGGATCTCCGTGACGGCGTTGCATACGCCTTGCCATACGCAGGATAGCATTTGCTATTTTATGCAGGATGGCGAGCAGAAAGCTGTTTTCACAGGGGATACACTTTTCATTGGCG gatgcgGGCGGTTCTTCGAGGGTACGGCGCCGGAGATGCACAAGGCGCTGAATGAGACTCTGGCCTCGCTTCCAGAGGATACGAAGGTCTAT CCTGGACACGAGTACACCAAAGGCAACGTGAAGTTTTGCCTCGCTGTGTCACAGTCCGAACCCGTCAAGAAGCTGCAAGCATTTGCGGAGGCAAACCAACAGACGCAGGGCATGTTCACAATTGGCGATGAGAAGCTTCATAATGTCTTTATGCGAGTCACG GACCCCGAGATTCAGAAGAAAACAGGCAAGACCGATCCCGTCGAGGTCATGGCTGCTCTGCGCGAGATGAAGAATGCCATGTAA
- a CDS encoding putative MFS sugar transporter (transcript_id=CADANIAT00007631): MTGIRPKEVEASILPTVRQLPGEQGAVNSDQDIFYELSASIPSLQRLSSSARAATQAEQRLSFLEGCRLYPKAMMWSIVLSTTIVMAAYDTALIASFFTFPAFRAKYGAPVPSKPGTHEISSTWQASLTAGAVVGEILGLLVNGYLADYFGYRRTILGALAVLSVFIFLEFFAVRIPWGIFQTLSTTYAADVIPVALRAYFLSSVNMCWLLGQLSAVGVARLLVTSKSEWAYRGPFAIQWVLAVLVFIGVYFAPESPWWLIRKERPHEARKVLLQLTESRHGGVNVDGTVSMMQHTNEAEKFLGTSRMAYLDCFRGIDLRRTEITCMIWITQQASFSSSATYAAYFYEQAGLASQDALSLAVGMYGLAIVGGVLSWFLMKRVGRRRLYLLGLATSMTLLAITGGISFMPQTNAQAWTVGSMILVLTFVYDLSIGPLCYVLIAEIPSTRLRVKTVVLARIAYNVAALVTNIITPRMLNPTAWNWKGKSCFFFLGFSAICFVWCYWRLPETFGLSYLEIDILFEKRAKTSKFRELQRRLMTRGYFNTFSEPGDEAVW; encoded by the exons ATGACGGGCATTCGGCCGAAGGAAGTTGAAGCCTCTATCCTCCCAACAGTACGCCAGCTTCCCGGAGAGCAAGGCGCGGTGAACTCCGACCAGGATATATTCTATGAGTTGTCCGCCAGTATCCCCAGCCTGCAGCGTCTTTCCAGCAGTGCTAGGGCGGCTACTCAAGCCGAGCAGCGGCTCTCCTTTCTCGAGGGGTGCCGCCTCTACCCCAAGGCAATGATGTGGTCTATTGTGCTCTCCACCACAATCGTAATGGCAGCATACGACACCGCACTAATCGCCAGTTTCTTTACATTCCCGGCCTTCAGGGCAAAATATGGAGCGCCTGTCCCGTCAAAACCCGGTACGCATGAGATCTCGTCCACGTGGCAGGCCAGCCTGACAGCCGGGGCTGTGGTCGGCGAGATTCTCGGCCTGCTCGTCAACGGGTACCTGGCCGATTACTTTGGCTACCGTCGCACAATCCTTGGCGCCTTGGCTGTGCTCTCTGTCTTTATATTCCTCGAGTTCTTCGCTGTGA GAATCCCCTGGGGCATCTTCCAGACTCTGTCCACGACATATGCTGCCGATGTCATCCCGGTCGCGCTCCGGGCGTACTTTCTGAGCAGTGTCAACATGTGCTGGCTACTCGGCCAGCTTTCAGCCGTAGGCGTCGCTCGGCTTCTGGTAACCAGCAAATCTGAATGGGCATATCGCGGGCCGTTTGCCATTCAGTGGGTGCTGGCTGTCCTCGTTTTTATTGGTGTCTATTTTGCTCCCGAATCACCAT GGTGGTTGATCCGCAAAGAACGGCCTCACGAAGCCAGAAAAGTGTTGCTTCAACTAACGGAGTCACGGCACGGCGGCGTCAATGTGGACGGCACAGTCTCCATGATGCAGCATACAAACGAGGCCGAGAAATTCCTGGGCACGAGCCGAATGGCCTACCTCGACTGCTTTCGAGGCATCGACCTCCGACGCACGGAAATCACATGCATGATCTGGATCACGCAACAGGcgtccttctccagctccgcaaCGTATGCGGCGTATTTCTACGAGCAAGCCGGCCTTGCTTCACAAGATGCTCTCTCACTCGCCGTCGGCATGTACGGGCTCGCAATTGTCGGGGGTGTCTTATCCTGGTTTCTGATGAAGCGAGTCGGTCGTCGACGGCTTTACCTCCTTGGCCTCGCCACGTCTATGACACTTCTTGCCATCACTGGTGGGATCAGCTTCATGCCACAGACGAACGCGCAGGCGTGGACCGTGGGATCTATGATCCTGGTCTTGACATTCGTATATGATCTCAGCATTGGCCCTCTCTGCTATGTCCTCATTGCAGAGATCCCTTCGACGCGGCTTCGCGTCAAGACCGTCGTGCTAGCGCGTATTGCTTATAATGTGGCGGCCCTCGTCACGAACATCATCACTCCAAGAATGCTCAATCCCACCGCCTGGAACTGGAAGGGAAAATcgtgctttttcttcttggggtTTAGTGCGATCTGTTTCGTTTGGTGCTATTGGCGGCTTCCCGAGACGTTTGGACTGAGTTATCTGGAGATCGATATCCTGTTCGAGAAAAGGGCAAAGACGAGCAAGTTCAGAGAGCTCCAGAGACGCCTTATGACGAGGGGGTATTTTAATACATTCAGCGAGCCGGGGGATGAAGCGGTTTGGTGA
- a CDS encoding 2EXR domain-containing protein (transcript_id=CADANIAT00007637), with amino-acid sequence MQVPETGPNTSPSRSFTLFPLLPSELRLQIWTLILVSSLSECRIVSITCNREVHPVNRRRYAKSFSTSTSIPALLHVNREARSEALRVYRPSFAGIPTLPLEPQARSETSDPQHEIRPQSEVEAENVPTENVQVHTADPRPIYIAFNHETLQLREDVLSYIPEPELRLIERMIVGIADLQYFGHFYLDVIRRMSRLRKLELIVGVTRSEHLLAGTGRSTDVGEAENIANVWETMRRFEWEVELLKEVFRDAREEHRSWRCPDHTNIWCFVENLEIMQSSKFAASIPLSRV; translated from the exons ATGCAAGTCCCAGAAACAGGGCCCAATACAAGTCCATCCCGGTCATTCAccctctttcctctccttcccagCGAGCTCCGCCTCCAAATTTGGACCCTCATCCTTGTTTCCTCCCTGTCCGAATGCCGCATCGTCTCCATAACCTGCAACCGCGAGGTCCACCCAGTCAACCGCCGGCGATACGCAAAGTCGTTCTCTACTTCTACCAGCATTCCAGCCCTGTTACACGTAAACCGTGAAGCACGGAGCGAGGCGTTGCGCGTTTACCGGCCGTCCTTTGCTGGGATACCAACTCTACCCCTCGAACCACAGGCTCGATCTGAAACGTCGGATCCACAGCACGAAATTCGGCCTCAGTccgaggttgaggctgagaatgTGCCGACCGAGAATGTACAAGTGCATACCGCAGATCCAAGGCCAATCTACATAGCATTCAACCATGAAACTCTTCAGCTCCGCGAAGACGTGCTCTCCTACATCCCCGAGCCAGAACTGCGCCTTATAGAGCGGATGATAGTCGGAATTGCCGATTTACAATACTTTGGACACTTTTATTTGGACGTTATACGGCGAATgagcaggttgaggaaaTTGGAGTTAATTGTGGGAGTTACGCGCAGTGAACACTTACTCGCTGGAACCGGACGATCGACTGATGTTGGCGAAGCTGAGAACATTGCTAACGTTTgggagacgatgaggaggttTGAATGGGAGGTGGAACTGCTAAAGGAGGTGTTTAGGGAcgcaagagaagagcatcGAAGCTGGCGTTGTCCGGAT CATACAAATATTTGGTGCTTCGTTGAGAATCTCGAGATCATGCAATCTAGCAAATTTGCAGCTTCGATTCCTCTCTCCCGCGTTTAA
- a CDS encoding sugar O-acetyltransferase (transcript_id=CADANIAT00007634), which produces MITNINEEDNIACMERGELYYAFTPRLVEARKRCARVVSRINNAGELSRREMAEFWREITNDPTPLPPPAKLSETATAKELEDSEDTLLKAYPWIERPIAIDYGYNVKVGQDVFINFNCVILDTCKITIGSRTLIGPNVSLFSGTHPVDPNLRNGTQGPEYGGPINIGSDCWIAGNVVILPGVSIGDGCTVGAGSVVTKDIPAYHVAAGNPARILRKIERGGSGATGTAGKGTEDEGEASKSEA; this is translated from the exons ATGATAACTAATAtcaatgaagaggataataTTGCGTGCATGGAGCGCGGTGAGCTCTACTACGCTTTTACGCCGCGCCTCGTTGAGGCGCGCAAGCGGTGTGCACGAGTAGTCAGTCGAATTAATAACGCCGGAGAGCTGAGTCGGAGGGAGATGGCGGAGTTCTGGAGAGA AATCACAAATGACCCAACCCCCCTCCCACCACCAGCTAAGCTTTCTGAGACCGCCACAGCCAAGGAGCTCGAAGATTCCGAAGACACGCTTCTGAAGGCATACCCCTGGATCGAGCGCCCTATCGCAATCGACTACGGCTACAACGTTAAAGTCGGACAAGACGTCTTCATAAATTTTAATTGCGTGATCCTGGACACTTGCAAGATCACCATTGGTTCTCGGACCCTGATAGGTCCCAATGTCTCTCTGTTTAGCGGAACGCACCCCGTTGACCCGAATCTGCGCAACGGGACGCAGGGGCCAGAGTATGGCGGACCTATCAATATTGGATCTGATTGTTGGATTGCGGGCAATGTGGTTATCCTGCCCGGTGTTAGTATTGGCGATGGGTGTACGGTTGGCGCGGGGAGTGTGGTTACAAAG GATATACCGGCTTATCATGTTGCCGCTGGCAATCCGGCGAGGATTCTGAGGAAAattgagcgaggaggatctggagctACTGGGACCGCGGGAAAGGGTACTGAGGACGAGGGAGAAGCTTCCAAGTCTGAGGCTTGA
- a CDS encoding uncharacterized protein (transcript_id=CADANIAT00007633), protein MAVKRFLQTGEDHFHRCIGPGSSVLQSLAFLTCCNLAEYRKAQLLRSRFVMSLHNSLKLQ, encoded by the exons ATGGCCGTGAAAAGATTTTTGCAGACAGGCGAAGATCACTTTCACAGATGCATC GGACCAGGAAGCTCTGTGTTGCAGAGTctggccttcttgacctgctGCAACTTGGCCGAGTATAGAAAAGCCCAGTTGCTGCGTA GTCGCTTTGTCATGAGCCTCCATAATAGCTTAAAGCTTCAATAA
- a CDS encoding beta-tubulin tubC (transcript_id=CADANIAT00007636): MREIVHLQTGQCGNQVGSAFWQTISGEHGLDASGIYTGDSDLQLERMNVYFNEAGGNKYVPRAVLIDLEPGTMDALRSGPNGALYRPDNFIYGQSSAGNNWAKGHYTEGAELVDQVIDVVRREAESCDCLQGFQVTHSLGGGTGSGMGTLLISKIREEFPDRMMATFSVMPSPKVSDTVVEPYNATLSVHQLVEHSDETFCLDNDALYDICIRTLKLSSPSYGDLNHLVSAVMSGITVSLRFPGQLNSDLRKLAVNMVPFPRLHFFMVGFAPLTSRSSSSFRTISVPELTQQMFDSRNMMTAANYQNGRFLTCSTLFRGKVAMKEVEDQMRNMQNKYSSYFVEWIPNNVQTALCSMPPKGLKMAATFVGNSTSVQELFNRVSNQFTAMFRRKAFLHWYTGEGMDEMEFTEAESNMNDLMSEYQQYQEATVSDGEGAYDAEEGEAYEQEE, encoded by the exons ATGCGTGAGATT GTTCATCTCCAGACCGGCCAGTGT GGTAACCAGGTTGGTTCTGCCTTCTG GCAGACCATCTCCGGCGAACATGGCCTCGACGCCTCTGGAAT TTACACTGGCGACTCCGATCTCCAGCTCGAACGGATGAACGTCTACTTCAACGAAGCTGGCGGTAACAAATACGTCCCGCGCGCGGTGCTTATCGATCTCGAACCCGGCACCATGGATGCCCTCCGCTCCGGTCCCAACGGTGCTTTGTATCGGCCAGATAATTTCATCTACGGGCAGTCCAGTGCGGGAAACAACTGGGCCAAGGGCCACTATACTGAGGGTGCAGAATTGGTGGATCAGGTTATCGATGTCGTGCGCCGGGAAGCAGAGAGCTGCGATTGTCTGCAGGGCTTCCAGGTGACGCACTCGCTCGGTGGCGGAACCGGCTCTGGAATGGGCACGCTGCTCATTTCGAAGATCAGGGAGGAGTTTCCCGATCGGATGATGGCCACTTTTTCGGTCATGCCGTCGCCGAAAGTGTCGGATACGGTGGTGGAGCCGTATAATGCGACGTTATCGGTGCATCAACTTGTCGAACATTCGGACGAGACATTCTGCTTGGATAACGATGCTTTGTATGACATTTGCATACGGACATTGAAgctgtcttcgccttcttaTGGTGATCTCAACCATCTGGTGTCTGCTGTCATGTCGGGCATCACCGTCAGTCTGCGTTTCCCAGGGCAGCTGAACTCTGACCTGCGGAAACTGGCCGTCAATATGGTTCCCTTCCCGCGGTTGCATTTCTTCATGGTCGGGTTTGCCCCTTTGACTAGCCGGAGCTCTTCATCTTTCCGTACAATATCTGTGCCTGAACTCACTCAACAAATGTTCGATTCACGGAACATGATGACAGCTGCCAACTACCAGAACGGCCGCTTTTTAACCTGCTCAACCCTGTT CCGCGGCAAAGTCGCCAtgaaagaagttgaagatcaAATGCGCAACATGCAAAACAAGTACTCTTCCTACTTTGTTGAATGGATCCCCAACAACGTCCAAACTGCTCTGTGCTCTATGCCACCCAAGGGCCTGAAAATGGCAGCTACTTTCGTCGGCAATTCCACCTCTGTCCAGGAACTCTTCAACCGCGTCTCCAACCAGTTCACAGCCATGTTCCGACGCAAGGCCTTCTTGCACTGGTATACTGGCGAAGGgatggatgagatggagttcACTGAGGCTGAGAGCAACATGAACGATCTCATGAGCGAGTACCAGCAGTACCAGGAGGCGACGGTTTCGGATGGAGAAGGAGCGTATGACGCTGAAGAGGGGGAGGCATATGAGCAGGAGGAGTAG
- a CDS encoding protein CYP505A8 (transcript_id=CADANIAT00007632), which translates to MAEIPEPKGLPLIGNIGTIDQEFPLGSMVALAEEHGEIYRLRFPGRTVVVVSTHALVNETCDEKRFRKSVNSALAHVREGVHDGLFTAKMGEVNWEIAHRVLMPAFGPLSIRGMFDEMHDIASQLALKWARYGPDCPIMVTDDFTRLTLDTLALCSMGYRFNSYYSPVLHPFIEAMGDFLTEAGEKPRRPPLPAVFFRNRDQKFQDDIAVLRDTAQGVLQARKEGKSDRNDLLSAMLRGVDSQTGQKMTDESIMDNLITFLIAGHETTSGLLSFVFYQLLKHPETYRTAQQEVDNVVGQGVIEVSHLSKLPYINSVLRETLRLNATIPLFTVEAFEDTLLAGKYPVKAGETIVNLLAKSHLDPEVYGEDALEFKPERMSDELFNARLKQFPSAWKPFGNGMRACIGRPFAWQEALLVMAMLLQNFDFSLADPNYDLKFKQTLTIKPKDMFMKARLRHGLTPTTLERRLAGLAVESATQDKIVTNPADNSVTGTRLTILYGSNSGTCETLARRIAADAPSKGFHVMRFDGLDSGRSALPTDHPVVIVTSSYEGQPPENAKQFVSWLEELEQQNESLQLKGVDFAVFGCFKEWAQTFHRIPKLVDSLLEKLGGSRLTDLGLADVSTDELFSTFETWADDVLWPRLVAQYGADGKTQAHGSSAGHEAASNAAVEVTVSNSRTQALRQDVGQAMVVETRLLTAESEKERRKKHLEIRLPDGVSYTAGDYLAVLPINPPETVRRAMRQFKLSWDAQITIAPSGPTTALPTDGPIAANDIFSTYVELSQPATRKDLRIMADATTDPDVQKILRTYANETYTAEILTKSISVLDILEQHPAIDLPLGTFLLMLPSMRMRQYSISSSPLLTPTTATITISVLDAPSRSRSNGSRHLGVATSYLDSLSVGDHLQVTVRKNPSSGFRLPSEPETTPMICIAAGSGIAPFRAFLQERAVMMEQDKDRKLAPALLFFGCRAPGIDDLYREQLEEWQARGVVDARWAFSRQSDDTKGCRHVDDRILADREDVVKLWRDGARVYVCGSGALAQSVRSAMVTVLRDEMETTGDGSDNGKAEKWFDEQRNVRYVMDVFD; encoded by the exons ATGGCCGAAATCCCAGAGCCCAAAGGGCTGCCATTGATCGGCAACATTGGCACAATTGACCAGGAATTCCCCCTGGGTTCCATGGTCGCTTTAGCAGAAGAGCATGGCGAGATTTATCGACTGCGATTTCCCGGCCGGACGGTCGTCGTCGTTTCTACCCACGCGCTGGTGAACGAAACCTGCGACGAGAAGCGCTTCAGAAAGTCCGTCAATTCGGCCCTGGCGCACGTTCGTGAAGGTGTTCATGATGGACTATTCACTGCCAAGATGGGCGAAGTCAACTGGGAGATCGCCCATAGGGTCCTGATGCCGGCCTTTGGGCCGCTTTCCATCCGAGGCATGTTCGATGAGATGCACGACATTGCCAGCCAGCTGGCCCTGAAGTGGGCGCGGTACGGGCCCGACTGCCCCATCATGGTCACAGACGACTTTACCCGTCTGACGCTGGACACGCTGGCACTGTGCTCGATGGGCTACAGATTCAACAGCTACTACTCACCGGTGTTGCATCCGTTCATCGAAGCTATGGGCGATTTCCTCAcggaggctggagagaagCCGCGGCGGCCACCTTTGCCGGCCGTGTTCTTCCGCAATCGCGATCAGAAGTTCCAAGACGACATTGCTGTGCTCCGGGATACAGCGCAGGGGGTTCTCCAGGCGCgcaaggaagggaagagtGATCGCAATGATCTTCTTTCGGCCATGCTGCGCGGCGTGGACTCACAAACTGGACAGAAAATGACAGACGAGAGTATCATGGATAATCTAATCACATTCCTGATTGCTGGCCACGAGACTACCTCTGGCCTCCTCTCATTCGTGTTCTATCAATTGCTGAAACACCCAGAAACTTACCGCACAGCGCAGCAAGAGGTGGACAACGTGGTTGGTCAGGGAGTCATTGAAGTATCGCACTTGTCTAAGCTTCCCTATATCAACAGTGTTCTCCGTGAAACCCTCCGTCTCAACGCGACAATTCCCCTGTTCACGGTGGAGGCTTTTGAGGATACGCTCCTTGCGGGCAAGTACCCCGTCAAGGCGGGTGAGACTATTGTCAATCTCCTAGCCAAGTCGCATCTGGACCCGGAGGTATACGGAGAGGACGCACTGGAGTTCAAGCCGGAGCGAATGTCAGACGAGTTGTTCAACGCGCGCCTGAAACAATTCCCAAGTGCGTGGAAGCCATTTGGCAACGGGATGCGGGCTTGCATTGGACGACCTTTTGCCTGGCAGGAAGCTCTCTTGGTCATGGCCATGCTTCTCCAAAACTTTGACTTCTCACTAGCTGATCCTAATTATGACCTCAAGTTCAAACAGACATTGACCATTAAACCAAAAGACATGTTTATGAAAGCACGCTTGCGTCACGGCCTGACCCCAACGACGCTCGAGCGTCGACTGGCGGGGCTGGCTGTTGAGTCCGCAACACAGGACAAGATTGTCACCAACCCTGCGGATAATTCAGTCACCGGTACCCGGTTGACGATCCTCTATGGCTCAAATAGCGGAACATGCGAAACGCTAGCGCGGCGTATTGCAGCCGATGCCCCGTCTAAGGGCTTCCATGTCATGCGGTTTGACGGTCTTGACAGTGGTCGTTCCGCGCTCCCTACGGACCACCCTGTCGTGATCGTAACCTCCTCATACGAAGGACAGCCTCCTGAGAACGCGAAACAATTCGTTTCTTGGCTGGAAGAACTTGAGCAGCAGAATGAATCATTACAGCTCAAAGGAGTCGACTTTGCTGTATTCGGCTGCTTCAAGGAATGGGCCCAGACGTTTCACCGCATCCCTAAGTTGGTCGACAgcctgctggagaagctgggagGCAGTCGCCTCACTGATTTGGGGCTGGCGGATGTATCCACTGATGAGCTATTCTCGACATTTGAAACATGGGCCGACGATGTGCTCTGGCCTCGCCTAGTCGCGCAGTATGGCGCAGACGGAAAGACGCAGGCCCATGGCTCATCCGCTGGCCACGAAGCAGCTTCTAATGCGGCTGTAGAGGTGACCGTCTCCAACTCGAGGACACAAGCCTTGCGCCAGGATGTGGGCCAGGCGATGGTTGTGGAAACCCGGCTGCTTACCGCtgagagcgagaaggagcggcGTAAGAAGCACTTGGAGATTCGCTTGCCAGATGGCGTAAGCTACACTGCAGGCGATTACCTCGCAGTGCTGCCTATCAACCCGCCCGAGACCGTTCGCCGAGCAATGCGGCAGTTCAAGCTGTCCTGGGATGCGCAGATCACCATTGCACCCTCGGGGCCAACGACTGCCCTGCCAACAGACGGGCCCATAGCGGCGAACGATATCTTCAGTACTTATGTCGAACTCTCCCAACCCGCCACTCGCAAA GACTTGAGGATCATGGCCGATGCGACGACGGACCCGGACGTACAGAAGATCCTCCGAACCTACGCCAACGAAACCTACACAGCCGAAATCCTCACCAAGAGCATTTCAGTCCTTGACATCCTCGAACAACATCCCGCAATTGACCTCCCATTGGGAACATTCCTACTAATGCTTCCATCTATGCGCATGCGCCAATA ttccatctcctcctcacccCTCCTTACCCCTACCACCGCCACCATAACAATTTCCGTTCTTGATGCCCCATCACGCTCTCGATCCAATGGATCCCGTCATCTCGGCGTCGCAACTTCATACCTTGATTCTCTCAGTGTAGGCGACCATCTCCAAGTGACAGTGCGGAAGAACCCTTCGTCGGGATTCAGATTGCCCAGCGAGCCGGAAACCACGCCGATGATCTGTATCGCGGCGGGATCAGGGATCGCCCCTTTCCGTGCATTTTTGCAGGAGAGGGCGGTGATGATGGAACAAGACAAGGACCGCAAACTGGCTCCGGCATTGCTTTTCTTTGGATGCCGGGCTCCCGGGATAGATGATCTTTATCGGGAGCAGTTGGAGGAATGGCAGGCCCGCGGGGTCGTGGATGCCCGATGGGCGTTCAGCCGGCAATCTGATGACACGAAAGGGTGTCGACACGTGGACGATCGAATCCTGGCTGATCGAGAGGATGTGGTGAAGTTGTGGAGAGACGGTGCGAGGGTGTATGTTTGTGGTTCGGGGGCGCTGGCTCAGTCGGTTCGAAGCGCTATGGTTACGGTCCTGCGGGACGAGATGGAAACGACCGGCGACGGTTCGGACAATGGAAAGGCGGAGAAGTGGTTCGATGAGCAGAGGAATGTGCGATATGTGATGGATGTTTTCGATTAG